The Verrucomicrobium spinosum DSM 4136 = JCM 18804 DNA segment AGCCGGACCAACACCCGCTGGTACTGACGTCCACCTGTGGCTATGAGCCCAACCCTGGTCGAGGCGTGGCCTCCGTACCCCAGGCTCTGGCTCTCGCGGAAGCCGAAGGCCAGGAGGAACTGGTGTGCATCGGTGGTGGGCAGGTTTTTGCCACCGCCTTGCCGCACGCCACGCGGCTCGTGATCACCCATATCAAACACATCTTCGAGCCGGGCGACCAACCGGTGTATTTCCCTCCAATATCCGCCGATGCCTGGAGGGAAGAGCGTCGCCTCGATCATGCAGTCGATGACCGACACGCGTGGCCGTTCACCTTTGTCGAGTATGTGCCCCGGGTGGAGGAGCAGCCAGAGGTCTAAAGCACCGCCACCACCTGACTCCTCTGGCCGGACCTTCCGCCAGGAAGAACGACCTGCGAGCCCACCTTTGCCCCTACAAGAAGCTGGCCCAGCGGGGAAGATGGAGTGATCACGAGGATCTCCCTGCCTTCATGCTGCACTTCTGTTCCGCCCGCCGTGGGCCCTAGGAAATAGCAAGAGACGCCCTCTGGACCCGTGAGTTGGACAAGCGCCCCGAGGGCGGCAGGTTCGCCCGCTTCCAATGGCCGACACCTCAGGGCCCGATAGGCCACCAGCGCCTCCTCGGTCTCGGCCACCCGCATGGCCTGGCCCCGCGCAAGGTAGGAGGCTTCCAGACTGCGGGTGTCGTACTTGTTCTCGGCCCGGCTGCCTGGATCCGTCGCCGCAGCATAGGCATCCCGTGCGGCACGATGGTAGGCCTCCACCTGCGCGGTGAGCGCGGCAATGATTTCTTGAATGACGGCTTCTTTGTTCACTTGAGAAGACGTGCCACATGATCCCGGCAGGAGCAAATGCCGGGAGGAGGCGGGGCCAAACAACCGGTCAGATTTGCCCCCTGTCCACAATTTGCCAGAGACACTCACTACTGCATCGGCAGGGCAATCTCCGTGCGGCTGCCGTTGCGGGAAAGTTTTACCTGAACCCTGTCCCCCGGAAAACGGTTCTGCAGCAAATACCCCAGCAAAAGGCTCTCCGTCGTAAAAGAAGCCTTCCCGTCCACTTCCAGAATGATGTCCCCCTTCTGGAAACCGGCGTTCTTCGCCGCGGCATGTTTTCCGTGGGCACCCAGCCCCTTGACCCGCAGAGCCATGCCTCCGGGTGCGAGCCCCAACTTCAAACGCTCCTCCGCCGGCAGCGTGTCCAGCGCCATCCCTCCCAATACCATGCCCCGCATGGGCCACGCACCCACACGACCAGAGATGTTGGCCTGGGCCCGCCAACCAGGGAAAAGCTTGAACTGTAGTGCCAGCTCCTGCCCGTTGCGACGAATCTCCATGGGCAACTCCACCGCGTCACCCGCCCCGTGCAGCACCCAGCTTACATCGGCGATCGACAGGATCGGCTGCCCGGCAAATTTCACCAAATCGTCTCCGGCCTGTAGACCAGCTTCAGCGGCGGACGTCCCCGGAACAACCGTCTGCACTCTTGCAGCCTGATCCGGCGCGAGGAGAAAGCCCACCGTCTCTGCCGCAGGCATGGGGTAGATCCACTCTTCTGGCAGGGGCTTTTTCTGGTCCCGATGCCAGGCCCGGAAGGCATCTCCAATCTGATGGCAATGCACACAACTCTGCACCACTTTCCCCTGCCAGTTGAGATCGCGCTCATACCGGCCGGCGAGCAAAGGAATCTCCAGCGGAGATTTGAAGGGCAGCGGCTTGCCCTGTTTCCCCAGCAGACTGGCCTTGTTGGCCGGATACCCAGAGTGCAGCTTCAGTGCCCCCTCCAACATCCGCAAGTAGCCGGAAACGGAGCTGTCCGCAGCATCCTTCTGATGTGTCCACGATCCGTAGCGACCATAGAGCGTGCCGTCACCATTGAAGATCAGCGTGGAGAAAGAGAGATCGTAATCGAACTGGAACACCTGAAGATCCAAGGCGTTTGCATTGATCAGCCGCACACAGACAAACTGGTCCAGCAAAGGCTGCAATTCCTGCTCATCCATCAGAACGCGGGCGTCCAGACCCGCACAGGCGAGACAGGGGATGCACCTGAGGACCACCAGCAGAGGCTTGCCCGTGCGTTTTGCCTCCGCGAACCCGCGATCCAGGTCGTTGTAGATCCAGCGGCCATCGTTCTCCCAGGTGGCACGGTCTTTTCGCACCGCGCCTTCACGATCTTTGACGGCCTCAGCCCTCAATCCCACCGCCGCTGCAATCAGGGCGCCAAGCACAAAAAAATGGCGATGCAATTTCATGCACCGCCATTTTGCTTAAATCGAAAGAATAGTGCAACCACCGTGTGAGGCGGTCAGCTACTGCCCCTTATTTCTTCTTGTCCCACTCCTTGGATTTCACCAGAGCGTCCACCTCACCCTTGGCGGCAAAGTCAGCCGGGAGGGCGTTTGCTTTGGCAAGATACTGTAGAGCGGCCTGGAAGCCTAGCACCTCCCCTTTCTTGCCCTCAAGCTTGTCCGCCGTGAGAGCTTTCAGAGAGGCCACGTACTCATCTGCCCCGGCCTTAACCAAAGCGGCAGTGGCTGACTCATTCTCATAGGCAAGGGACTCCATGAGCAAGAGGGTCTTGGCCTGACCTTCTGCCTTGGCCGCATTCTCCCGAATGCCTTTGGCGATCTCCTTGCGCTTGGCCGTGGTTGCAGCCTCAGTCTGCCTGCCATCCGTGCCTCCCTCAATCGAACGGGCAGGCAGCGGCCGATACCAAATGTTGCGATAGCGCACTGGGTTGCCGTGATCCTGGAGCTTGAGTGGCCCTTTCTCCGGGAAAGGACGGGGCTTGGACCGCCCTTTGTGCCCACCCCCGCCCTCAAGCGGAGTATGATCCTGCACCAGCACGCCATTAATGAAGACGGTCAGTGACCCCGGGTCGAGTTCCTTGCCGTCTTTGAAGATGGGGCGGCGGAAGATGATGTCATAGGTCTGCCATTCGCCCGGCGCGAAAAGGGGATTGGCCATGGGCGGATTGACGCCATAGACAGAGCCGGCGAACCCATCCGCATAGGTAGGGTTGTTGTAGTTGTCCAGCACTTGAACTTCCACAGCGCCCATCAGGAAAACACCACTGTTACCGCGGCCCTGGCTATCCCCTTTTACTTCTTTTGGTGCCGACCACTCGATGTGGAGCTGGCAGTCACTGAACTCCTCCACGGAGCGGATGTATCCGGATCCCGGCACACACTGGAGCGCTCCGTCCTTCACGACCCATTTGGTCGGTTCAGCAGGGCTTTTGTCAGCCTGCCACTTGGAAATCTCCGCCTCCGTACCGCCAAAGAGAATACGGGCGTCTGACGGTGGTTTCCCGGGTTGATCCTGGGAGCCGAAGGTACCCGGCTCCACACGAGGAGGCTGGGGCCGGTTCCGATCATGGATGGCCCAAGGATGATTCGCATCTGGCGCATCGCCATAAAAGGCTGGGCCAACGGGATCTGCGGCTTGCAGGCTCGTCGTCAGGAGAGGCAGAGCGCAGAGGGCAGCCAGTGTGGAAGGTGAGGAGAGCTTCATGGTATTTGAAAAAACATCACTGATGTCATGAGGGATGGCTGGTACGTCCACGCCGGCTCCGCCCTTGCAAAGGCCCCTTTTATAGAGAATCTGAAAGGCATGTCCTCGCCCTTCGCCCAACTCGCGGAAGCTCGCATCAAGGAGGCCATCGACGCTGGAGAATTCGATAATCTCTCTGGCAAGGGCCAACCGCTCGACATGGATGGCTATTTTTCCGCCCCTTCGTCTTTGCGGTCTGGATTTGGGTTGTTAAAGAGCGCTTCGGTAGTGCCGCCCGAAGTGACCGCCATGCTGGAGGTCGCCGGGCTGCGCCATCATTTGGAATCAGCCACTGGCGAACGGGCTGAACTTCTACGTAAACAGTTGCAAATGAAAGAAGTAGAGCTGACCATGGCTCTGGAAAGGGTCAAACGCGCATTGAAGGCAGATGTGATTGCCTGACATCATCGGGATCCACGTGAGGGCTATACCCGCGGCAGAACTCTCCACCCAAGCGGTACGGACAGCGATTCTCCGTCCTTGCAATTTGACAAATCATCTCTAAGTAGCCCGCTCCCATGGCTTCGACACCCGTCATCAACCTCCGCAAAGGACACGCTGTTCGTTACAACAACGACGTGTGCCTCGTCACCGGCACCGAACTCAAGACGCCGCCCCGCATGGCGTCATACGTGCAGATGTCGATCCGCAGCATCACTTCCGGCAAAGTTCACAACCTGCGCATGACCTCCAACGAGTCCCTGGACTCTGTGGTGCTCAACAAGGATGCGCACGAGTACAGCTACAAGGACGGCGACGGCTACCACTTCCTGCACCCCGAGTCCTTCGAAGATGTCACCCTGAGCGAAGATCTGGTGAAGGACGTGAAGGAGTACCTCATGGAAGGTCAAAAATACCTCATCATCTTCACAGACGACGTGGTCGCGGGCATCGAACTGCCGCCCTCGCTGGTGATGAATGTGGCCGAGGCCCCCGAAGGTGTGAAGGGCGACTCCGCCAACAACGTGTACAAGGCCGCAGTCATGGAAACCGGTCTCACCGTGCAGGTGCCCCTCTTCATCAACTCTGGCGACAAGATCAGCGTCAAGACCGAAGACGGATCCTACCTCGGCCGCGCAAACTAAGACCTGGGCTGGCTCACGCCATTCCGTCATCACTTATAAAAGAAGGCAGCGCGGCATCCGCGCTGCCTTCCCTGTTTTTGGGGAGGGTTTTAAATTGTTCTCATCACCCCGAAGGCTCAGGCCATGCTGTGCAGGCCGACGACGTTTCCTTCAGAATCCTGGAAGATGCCGATGAAACCGTGCGGCGGGATGTCCGTACGCCCCTTGAGCACCGTCCCACCAGCAGCCGGAATGCGGGAAAGCACCCCATCAAGGTCGCCCTCCACATTCAGATAAATGATGGTGCCGCCCTCGCCGGGCTTCATCTCCTTCATCTTCGTGAGGGAACCACCCACGCCCTTCATCGGGTCATAGGGAAAAATGGCCATGGGCAGCGAAGAGCCGGCAACTTCCTCAAGCTTCTCATTGAGGATCGCTTCGTAAAATGCCTTGGCGCGCGGAAGGTCGTCAACAGCCAGTTCGAACCAGTTCAGGACATTGTCTTTCATGATGTGCTTTGGGTGGTTTGGATTGTTTACTTCGTTCACCGGAATTGCCGGATAACGCTTCAACAAAACCACACCCTCATGACAACCCTATGTCAGGAGTCTTTTATAAAAGCGGCATCCACAGTCCTATGGCGCATAGAGGGTCACCAGATCAGAGGCCACGCGATGCAGTCGCCCACGAAGATCTGGTGGGTCAAGGGCCTCCGCTTCAGTCCCGAAGCCTATCAGCCAGCCTGAAAGCCAGTCAAGACACGGCACCAGGATCTCCACCTCTGTCCAGCCTTCCCGCACCCGGCTGGGCACCATGCTTGCGCAGCGCATCTCCCGCTTGACCCGCTCCATCGCCCGAGCAGAAAAGCGGGCACGGACTGGCGTGAGCTCGTGTCGAGTGATGGCCTCTGCAAGGAACTCCTTCACAGAAAAACCTTCGTGACCTTCAAAAGAATCCGTCGTGACCTCCCACCGGGAAATCCGGTCGAGCCGGAAATCTCGGAAGTCCTGGCGCATGCGGCAGTAGGCGATGAGGTGCCAATGCCGGGCATAGTACATGAGCCCCAGTGGCTCAACCTGACGGGTGGTTACCTCTCCACGAGCACCGGCATTGTAGTGCAACACAGCGCATCGCTTTCGCACCACCGCCTGCTGTAGAGGCATGAGGCAGTCGGGACGCCCCGTCTCATCCTCCCCATCATGCAGACTTAGCCAGACGCCCACAGCAGGTTGCAAGCGATTCAGGAAATCGTGCCGTTCCCTGGGCAGGACTGACCTTACCTTCAACAGGGCCGAACGCAGGGCCATTCGGAGGGAGTCGTCCGCCACCTGCTCCGTCACCTCACCACTCACGAAGAGCGCAGCAGCTTCATCTTCGGTGAACATGACAGGAGGCATGTGGTAACCCCGCATGAGGCTGTACCCAACCCCGGCCTCCGCGACTATCGGCACTCCCGCCTCCCCCAGAGCCGCAAGGTCGCGATAGACAGTCCGCACGCTGATCTCAAAGTGGTCAGCCACCCGCTCAGCGGTGATCACGCGATGACTCTGCAAAAGCAGGATCATTCCGGTAAGTCGGTCAATGCGGTTCATGAGTTGCGGGAGCGGACAGCTAGCACAGTGCTCTTGAACAGCAATAGCGATGCGCCGAGTTCGAAAAGGGACCCGGGCACAAAAAAACCGGCCACCCGAAAATGGGTGGCCGGTTGCAAGTACTTTGCGCGGGAGGCCTGGAATCTTAGGCGTTGCCCTTGGCTTGCCCCTTCGTGCCTCCTACCGAGTAGTAGCTGGCATAGTTGTAGTAAGTGTATTCCTTGAGATTGGAGGCAGAGCGGTTCAGGATGACGCCCCCCACATTGACCTGACGGTCATAAAGCAGGTCCATCGCCTTCGCGCTGAGACGAGCCATGGTCGAGGAGAGACGGACTACGAAAAGAACGGTGTCGAGCTTCGGAGCAAAGCTGGCCGTGTCATCTGCAACGAGCACCGGAGCGCTGTCGAAGATCACATAGTCGTACTCATCGCCCATTTCCTTGAGCACCTCTTCCGTCAGGCGGGAGAGGAACAACTCAGAGGTCTGGTCAAACACTTCACCACGTGGCAGGACGTGCAGGCCCTTTGTGCCGCTTTCCAGCACCGCATCACGCCAGTGGATGCCAGCCGTGAGAACGTTGCTGAAGCCGGGAGCCACCGGAAGCTTGAAGAGCTCATTCACCCCGCCACGACGAAGGTCACCGTCCACCAGCAGCACACGTGAGCCGCCCAAAGCCATGGTGATGGCCAGGTTAGATACCGTGGTCGTCTTGCCCTCGTTGGGCACGGCGCTGGTCACGAGAATCAGCTTGGGAGGTTTGCCATCTTTCCAGTTCTTGAAGAGGATCGACGAGCGGAGGTTACGGAAAGCTTCCGCATACAGATGGCGGTCATCAGCAGGACGAATGAGGGTCACGTCTCCACGGCTGCGCTGTTCTGGCACCTGTCCCACGATCGGTTCGTTCGGGAAGAGCGCCTGGAACTCGCTAAAGGAGTTCATGCGGTCATCCAGACGGTCGAAGAGCAGGAGGATGATGGATCCCGCGGCGAGACCAATAGCGAGAGCCACCAACAGCGGCACCACCAGTTCAAGTTTCACGGGCTGAGCATCAGCAGGAGGCTCCATGATGGCCACAAGATCCGTGGTCAGGAAATTGTTGGAGTTCACACGCGTCAGAGCCTGGTCCCACTTTTCTTTGTCCGCCTTGGTCTGCTCCACCCGGTTTTTGTGCGACTGGTGAGTGACAATCTTCGCGTTGGCCTCGCGGGCCCGGTTTTCCCAAATCTTGACCTGATCATTCAGGTTGTCGATCTTGGTCTTGATGCCGTCGATGCGACGCTGCCACTCTTCCACACTGGCATCCTTGTGAATGGAAATCAACGAACTCTGTGTCTGCAGCTTGGTATCGAGCTCTTTGACGACCGGATGCTCCGGACGGAAGGTCTTCAAGAGCTGATCACGCTCCTTCATGAAAAGGTTATAGTCCGCAAGAGCCTTGAGATATTCCTGTTCAGAACGGGAGAGGCCCGTGAAGAGCTCGGTGCCCGTGGGGATGTCCAGCTTGGCCATCGCGCCCTCCCCTGAGCCAGAAGAGGAGGTCCCGGCAGCAGGAGCACCTGTTGGGCCGGCGCCCTGGCGATCTTTGTTTTTCAGGTAATCATCCAGGCCCATCTTCTCCATCAGCTTGAGCTCAGTCTCATACACGTTGAGACTCTGCTTCAGTTGAGCCAGGTAGAGGGCGGACTGATTGCGGTCTCCTTCAAAGATCACCACGTCATTGTCCTTAAGGAAGGTCTCAAGGTCCCCCTGAGCCTCCTTCACCTTCTTCTCATTCAGCAGCACTTGCTCGACGATGCTGTTCATCACCCTGCTGCTGGAGTCTTCGATCATCTCCTTGCGGAATGCGATGTACTCCTGAAGCAAGGCCGTCGCGAATTCCTTCACGTACTTCCGCTCTCTGCCTGTGGCGATCACATTCAAAATGGAGGACCCCTTGGTCTGGACCACCCGGATATCGACATCAATCTCCGGCAATTCAGGATGCCTGGTGCGTACCATCTGCAACGCACGCTTGCGGAGCTCGGGACCGTTCAGGATTTCGATCTGGGTGCCATAGAATTCTGCCAGGTTGAAGTTCACCAGCGTGCTGGAGTTCTGCGAGGCATTCGCATTGACCATGGTGCCGGCGTGAATGCGACCGATCGTGCGGAACTCGAGAGGTTTACCCGTGATTCGCAGCGTTTGCACACAAACTGCGATGGCAGCCGTGAGGAGCAAGAACCACCAGCGGCGGCGGAGCAGGATCTTATACCGCTGGAACTTCGCCGAGGTCTCGTGAAACCGGTTGAGCGAGCTGGCGGGGTTCTGGAGGGTGTCGTAGGATTCCATACTTTGGATCTGACTGATGGATGGCAGTGGGGATTTTACCCGCCGCAAGGGCAATTAGGAAGCATTTTTTACAATGTACCTACGGCCCCTGGATTTGTGCCGATGACGTTTACGAAAAAGCTCCCGTTCCAGATATGGAAGGGAGCTGCGGTGACCTCTTTTGTAGAGAGAAAGTCCAAAATCGGGACTTAGAAATTGATGAGTTTTTCGTCAACGATGATGACATCGTTGGGACGGATCAGAATGTCTTTTTCCAAGCGTCCCTTGGTCATCACATCGTGTAGATTGATCTCGTAGGTGATGCTGTTCTGGCCTGGGCGCTTGCGGATCACCTTCACCTTCTTGGTCTTGGCAAACTGAGTGAAGCCTCCTGCGCGGAGAATGGCCTGACTGACGGTCAGCTCTTCTTCAGGGGCCAGCTCATATTTCCCCTGCCGCCCCACCTGTCCGTAGATGGTGACGTAGCCCATGTCATCCGGCACCATGTTCGGGCCGAACTTGCTGCGCACAGCCTTCTCCAAGGCGATAATGACCGTGGCTCTCTGGAAGTACTGCTCCTCAAGCTTGGACTTCATGGAAACCGCCACCTGTTTGCAGGTACGACCCGCCGCCTTCACCAATCCAATATAGGGGGCCTGGATGTCACCCGAGTCCTGCACGTCCAAGCTCAGCACTTTCTCAGGATCTTCCACGATCTTGAGGCTGATGCGGTCTCCAATCATCAGGGGCCGCACATCATCCAGCGATTGCATGGACATGATGCGAGACGCAGCCACAGAGGAGTCATCCCGGGTCGGAGCTGGAGCGGCTTCCGTGGAATTCGTCTGAGCAGGGGTAGTTCTGCGACGGCTGCTGCTGGACTGCTCCGCAGGCCGGAAGGACGGATCTTGAGCAGGAAGGTACTCGGAGGCGAACAAGACGGCAACAATGGCCACGAGTGCTTTTTTCATCATACTGGGTGTGGTGAACAGCAGTGAGACAACTACTGATTGATCGCGTTCGAGAATTAGAAGTTGTAGTTCACCGTCATAATCACCCGATTCTGGTCGAAGCTTTGCGCAGGGTCCTCAGCATCAGTGGTCCAGAAGCGGTATCCCAAGCCCAGATTAAGCTTGCGGTTCACTGCGTAATTCAGGTCCAGAGTGAACGCGTGCTGCGCATAATCACGACCTTCAAGATTGGAATCGGTGTTGCCGTAGTGGTATCCGAAGCCGAGGGTGACAGTGTTGGTCAAGCGATGGCTGAGGAAGGCATCAATGCCCCACTGTTCGGTGCTCTCCGCGAGACGACCACCGGAATCCTCAGCCTTCTCGTAGAAGGTCGCAAGGCTGATACGGCTGCCGCGCCAAGCGATGATACCCATCCCGTAGGTGATGTAGTCCGCGGTGATGAAGTTGGAAGTGGTGTTGAGGGACGACTCATGCCCGAACGAAAGCTGATGGGCGATGCGGGAGTTGAGCTGGTTGAAGAGCGTGACGTTGTAGTAGTAGTCGCTCAGGTCGTTTCCGTCGAAGGTGTGGCCGCTCTCGAAATCATCATCCGCCTGTTTCTGGATCTGCTGGGCAGCGAGGAGGTCAGAGAGCTGCTGGCGTTGTTGAGTGTAGGCTGCGGACTGGACCTTGGCTTCAGCAGGATCCGTGATGGAGGGCAAAGTGGCTGCGGCATTGGCGTCCAAAGCGGCGATTTGCGCCTGGGTCGAAGTGATGTCTGCATCACTGACGGAGCGGGTGAAGCTCGGCGGATCATCAAATTCAAACACCTGCACCCCCCCAGCGGCCTTCAGCATGGTGCTGCGGGTGATTGGCATGACGAAGAACACCCCGGCGGTGGCAGTGGTGCCATCGTTCTGGAAACTGTCTTTGTAGTTGATCCAGGAAAAGCTGCCTTCAAGACCGACCGTGAACGTGCCCGTAGGCGACCAGGCAAGTGACCCCGAGATGGAATCAATCGTGCGATCATACCGCTCATCCTCATCTTCAAGAGCGAGAGAGTCAGAATGGTTGAAGTTGATGGACAGGTTCAGCTTTGAGTTGATGGCCCAGTTCATGGCCAGACCCACGTCGTTCTGGAACACCCCAAAGATGTCGTTGTCATCCAGTGTGAACTGGTCGTTTGTGGCAGGCCGCACGGAAACGCGGTCATAGAGCACGAAAAGAATATCCCCCACCTGGATGTCGAAAGCCAGGGAAGATCCGGGCAGCACGTTCAAGTTGAACTCATTGCCATTGGCCGAGAGTTCAGGATGGTCAAAGTAGTGGTCAATCCCGATGCCCAAGGCAAGCGAGAGACGGTTGGACTCCGTAATGGGATAATTGGCGTCCACATTCAGGTACGCCCCCGCGATCATGTCGCTGATTTCATCCTTGGACGCCCGGGTAACGTTGTCGTTGTACTCAACGTTGGCCCCGAAACCGAGGCCGATGTTCACCGGACCGAGCTTGATGTTCCGCTTGCCTGCCAAAAAAGGGTCAGTGATGTAAGCAGGAGCAAAATAAGTGCTGGAAGAAGGATATGGACCGGCGGCCCCGCTGTAGTCCCCCACGTTACGACGGGAATACCCCAAGTATCCAGAGCGCGCACTGGGAGTGCCCAAGGCGCGAGAAATGTCTTCCGTACCCGCACGCTCTCCAAGAGCCCGCTCCTCCTCGATCACCGCCTCACCCGTGTACTCGCCGCGGCTGTAGTCGTAAACGCCCGAACTGGCAGTCGGAGCACTTTCATCCACCGCGCCATTGCGAAAACTGAACGCCCGGTTGCGCAGATCGTCGAAGAAAAGACCCGTCTGCGATGGTGCCACGCCGCTCTGGCCATAGGCAGCACCTCCGGCAACGGCGGAAATGACCATCGCGAGCGCAGCAAGATCTCTCGAGAATGGGGTCTTCGCTTTGAACGTCATATGGAAATAAAGAGATTTGGGGTACGAACTCGTCATGCAAGCAAAGCGGCTTCGCATTGTCGAGAGTAATTCGCGAGGAATTACAAATTTTCACGCCCTCAAATGCGCCAATTATGCCACCCGCCCGTGCAAGTTGGCCAATTTGCAGGAAAAGCTTGGAATTGAACACAAAATGAACAATTTCGGGCCTGCCGGGAAATGCTTTTTTTAACCCCCTTCGCCAAGGTCTGGCGAAGTGTCATTTCCGCCACTCAAATTCCAACTGAACCTCCCGACGCGGCGCACGAAAGCTCCGCGTGTCAGGCTCCAGATGACGGGGACGCACGCGACGTGAAAACAACTGGATCATGCTGGCCAGAATTCCTTTGGAGCGCCTCTTCATGAGAGGAGGATTGTGTTCAAAAGAACAGACCAGTCAATGCTCATTTACCTCAATTTATACAAATAATGAGTAAATTGCCCCTCTTCCTGACCCCAAAGGATGGCAATTTTTTCAAATTCCCCTCCCCGCTCGATTCGTTTGAACATTTTTTCAAATTCAGGATCGGCTATTTTCCGACTGAAACTGATGTAGAAAACGCGATTTTCCTGACGAGCGCGGGCGATGAGCGGATCCAGTTCGGAAGTCTGCTCAATAATGGCCACCCCACGGTCATAGATATCCACATCCGAGTAAGCCGCCGCGTGGAAAGCCCCGGCAGGCACGGCTTGAGCGACACCGCGGAGATCCTCCTTGCCGAGATGGTGATAGCGAAGGCCCATCCAGAGCCATCCTGTCAACACCATGGTCAGGAGGAAACCCACTGCGGCACGCTGCCAGAGGTGTCGATTGCCGAAGCTGCCTGCCGCCCCCAGCACCACGCACCACCCGGTCAGGACGTGCAAAAGATACCAGAGGTGTATGAAATTCCCCTGCCGTCCCATGGCAAGCCAGCCGCCTAAGACGGCAAGAGGCCCCGCCACAAGGATCACCCTGGCCACTCCTCCCGCCCGAACCAGGGCCACACTGCCCAAGGCAGCAAGCAACCCCACACTGCCAACACCCACCCAAATCCATGGCTGCTGAGAAAGGAAGCGTCCGAGAGCGAGGTTCACGGGATTTCCCGGATCAGAGTCCACCCACCGGACGCCAGCCACCAGACAACCTGCCAGGTCCAGCCACCATCCCAACCCCATATGGCCGTGGATGCTGACGTTGTTTTGCAAGGCCTTCAGCAACTGGGGCAACATGGGCAACAGCAACGGCACGGCAAACATCGCCCCCACCACCATGCCAAACAGAGGCCCCCAAAGCTGGCCCCAACCCTGCCGGCCTTTCCAGACACGCCAAACCCAGCCGAGCAGGAAAAGGCCGTTGAAAGCAACCAGATAGTAGAGAGTCCCGGAAAAGCTCCACAAGGCGAAGAACTGGGCCAGCCCCATGCCCACCCACCAGCGCCAGCGATTCTCCTGCCACGCCCGCAGGGCGAAATAGAGACATAATGCCACCCCCAGCATCATGAAGGCATACCCCCTGGCCTCTGATGAATAACGCACATGCCACGGATGCAGCCCCAGCAGGAGCATGCCCCACCAGCAGGCAGCGCTGCCAGGAAAAAGCCGCCGGAGCAAAATCCAAACCACCACCAAGGTGACAAGCCCTGCCACCCAGGAGGGGAAACGCAGCCCCACCTCATGCACCGTACCCACCGGGGCCCCGGTGAGCCGGAGGGCCGCCGCATGACTGAGCCGGGCCGACACGGA contains these protein-coding regions:
- a CDS encoding dihydrofolate reductase — encoded protein: MKPELTLIAAVDENLLLATAQGIPWKLPDDVAHFRAYCAGKWLLLGRHTYEDMTGWFKPDQHPLVLTSTCGYEPNPGRGVASVPQALALAEAEGQEELVCIGGGQVFATALPHATRLVITHIKHIFEPGDQPVYFPPISADAWREERRLDHAVDDRHAWPFTFVEYVPRVEEQPEV
- a CDS encoding transcription elongation factor, whose translation is MNKEAVIQEIIAALTAQVEAYHRAARDAYAAATDPGSRAENKYDTRSLEASYLARGQAMRVAETEEALVAYRALRCRPLEAGEPAALGALVQLTGPEGVSCYFLGPTAGGTEVQHEGREILVITPSSPLGQLLVGAKVGSQVVLPGGRSGQRSQVVAVL
- a CDS encoding Trx7/PDZ domain-containing (seleno)protein, coding for MKLHRHFFVLGALIAAAVGLRAEAVKDREGAVRKDRATWENDGRWIYNDLDRGFAEAKRTGKPLLVVLRCIPCLACAGLDARVLMDEQELQPLLDQFVCVRLINANALDLQVFQFDYDLSFSTLIFNGDGTLYGRYGSWTHQKDAADSSVSGYLRMLEGALKLHSGYPANKASLLGKQGKPLPFKSPLEIPLLAGRYERDLNWQGKVVQSCVHCHQIGDAFRAWHRDQKKPLPEEWIYPMPAAETVGFLLAPDQAARVQTVVPGTSAAEAGLQAGDDLVKFAGQPILSIADVSWVLHGAGDAVELPMEIRRNGQELALQFKLFPGWRAQANISGRVGAWPMRGMVLGGMALDTLPAEERLKLGLAPGGMALRVKGLGAHGKHAAAKNAGFQKGDIILEVDGKASFTTESLLLGYLLQNRFPGDRVQVKLSRNGSRTEIALPMQ
- a CDS encoding 3-keto-disaccharide hydrolase; this encodes MKLSSPSTLAALCALPLLTTSLQAADPVGPAFYGDAPDANHPWAIHDRNRPQPPRVEPGTFGSQDQPGKPPSDARILFGGTEAEISKWQADKSPAEPTKWVVKDGALQCVPGSGYIRSVEEFSDCQLHIEWSAPKEVKGDSQGRGNSGVFLMGAVEVQVLDNYNNPTYADGFAGSVYGVNPPMANPLFAPGEWQTYDIIFRRPIFKDGKELDPGSLTVFINGVLVQDHTPLEGGGGHKGRSKPRPFPEKGPLKLQDHGNPVRYRNIWYRPLPARSIEGGTDGRQTEAATTAKRKEIAKGIRENAAKAEGQAKTLLLMESLAYENESATAALVKAGADEYVASLKALTADKLEGKKGEVLGFQAALQYLAKANALPADFAAKGEVDALVKSKEWDKKK
- a CDS encoding DnaJ family domain-containing protein translates to MSSPFAQLAEARIKEAIDAGEFDNLSGKGQPLDMDGYFSAPSSLRSGFGLLKSASVVPPEVTAMLEVAGLRHHLESATGERAELLRKQLQMKEVELTMALERVKRALKADVIA
- a CDS encoding elongation factor P; this translates as MASTPVINLRKGHAVRYNNDVCLVTGTELKTPPRMASYVQMSIRSITSGKVHNLRMTSNESLDSVVLNKDAHEYSYKDGDGYHFLHPESFEDVTLSEDLVKDVKEYLMEGQKYLIIFTDDVVAGIELPPSLVMNVAEAPEGVKGDSANNVYKAAVMETGLTVQVPLFINSGDKISVKTEDGSYLGRAN
- a CDS encoding VOC family protein codes for the protein MKDNVLNWFELAVDDLPRAKAFYEAILNEKLEEVAGSSLPMAIFPYDPMKGVGGSLTKMKEMKPGEGGTIIYLNVEGDLDGVLSRIPAAGGTVLKGRTDIPPHGFIGIFQDSEGNVVGLHSMA
- a CDS encoding helix-turn-helix transcriptional regulator, with protein sequence MNRIDRLTGMILLLQSHRVITAERVADHFEISVRTVYRDLAALGEAGVPIVAEAGVGYSLMRGYHMPPVMFTEDEAAALFVSGEVTEQVADDSLRMALRSALLKVRSVLPRERHDFLNRLQPAVGVWLSLHDGEDETGRPDCLMPLQQAVVRKRCAVLHYNAGARGEVTTRQVEPLGLMYYARHWHLIAYCRMRQDFRDFRLDRISRWEVTTDSFEGHEGFSVKEFLAEAITRHELTPVRARFSARAMERVKREMRCASMVPSRVREGWTEVEILVPCLDWLSGWLIGFGTEAEALDPPDLRGRLHRVASDLVTLYAP